The following are encoded in a window of Podospora pseudoanserina strain CBS 124.78 chromosome 6, whole genome shotgun sequence genomic DNA:
- a CDS encoding hypothetical protein (EggNog:ENOG503P941), giving the protein MAQVDDPDVNLDLENLEAWISDNYRDNLITRIDRWNLPWEPRPHASDAFSYCVSIAQLQRMRIQRLQIELTIAARTIYEGASEESDKNWGGWSKKLSEYVLAVQEHDYMEQRGLGKKDPFLVSGDRCMDRKVLEKVMEGFTIEPSTDEPPLRTWKKTRRPPVPTRGDNRLKKLLARIGIAAIGTAFLIAPMWLLIWVVWEDTWVALWSTTIFVAVFGVLMACVLENEIAVLSASAAYAAVLVVFVALVAEQARG; this is encoded by the exons ATGGCACAGGTCGATGATCCCGATGTCAATCTTGACCTGGAGAATCTCGAGGCCTGGATCAGTGATAACTACCGCGACAATCTGATAACGAGAATCGATAGATGGAACTTGCCCTGGGAACCACGACCGCATGCATCTGATGCCTTCAGTTATTGTGTCAGCATTGCACAACTGCAACGCATGCGGATACAGCGTCTGCAAATAGAACTTACAATAGCGGCCCGTACAATCTATGAGGGTGCCAGTGAGGAGAGTGATAAGAactgggggggttggtccAAAAAGCTTAGCGAATACG TTCTTGCAGTTCAAGAACATGATTACATGGAAcagagggggttggggaaaaAAGATCCTTTCTTGGTATCCGGGGACCGGTGTATGGACAGGAAGGTTCTTGAAAAGGTTATGGAAGGCTTCACAATTGAGCCGTCGACTGATGAACCGCCTCTCCGTACATGGAAAAAGACTCGACGCCCCCCTGTCCCGACCCGAGGAGACAACCGTCTGAAGAAGCTTCTGGCCCGGATTGGTATAGCTGCTATCGGGACTGCGTTTCTCATTGCCCCGATGTGGCTGTTGATATGGGTTGTGTGGGAAGACACCTGGGTGGCGCTGTGGTCGACAACCatttttgttgctgtgtttGGGGTGCTGATGGCATGTGTACTGGAGAATGAAATTGCGGTTCTGTCAGCATCTGCGGCTTACGCAGCTGTGCTAGTGGTCTTTGTCGCCCTTGTTGCGGAACAGGCCCGGGGTTAA
- a CDS encoding hypothetical protein (EggNog:ENOG503PE1N; MEROPS:MER0036030; COG:S) encodes MAKLFIFLSAFLGILTTLISAQSSPFEMVTLIKIDYATAELAEHYHRLDVTYKTINATAIKAAVLVPKKLAASNKKTDAPVVVHFHGGGLVIGTSLEPAFIADWVTQLPVSTNSILVSPLYRLLPEANAPETLSDISSFWSWLHTSLPSVIASAYPKINTNLNQIVTVGESAGGYLAVQSALLFQEKAKIKAVIAQYPAIWPDLAAWGSLPLPDPTNEAVIKAGKVIDEYLGNLTGTEIRTDAPYPDRWELTEAALLSGRSFEFWGDETAIAQSGLEYALNVSRQWGDKVPGFWVLQGENDGMVAQAGTEEFLARLKGVHPGVEVKYTLRPGLHGFDALYGLDKPFVAEGVRWVKGFWLKGRR; translated from the exons ATGGCTAAGCTCTTCATATTTCTGTCCGCCTTTCTGGGCATCCTCACTACACTGATCTCAGCTCAGTCCAGCCCTTTCGAAATGGTCACCCTCATCAAGATTGACTACGCCACTGCCGAGCTAGCTGAGCACTACCACCGCCTCGACGTCACCTACAAAACCATCAACGCAACCGCCATCAAAGCTGCCGTCCTGGTCCCGAAGAAGCTCGCAGCCTCCAACAAGAAGACCGACGCGCCCGTGGTGGTGCATTTCCATGGCGGTGGTCTCGTCATCGGAACTAGCCTCGAGCCTGCCTTTATTGCCGACTG GGTAACCCAACTCCCCGTCTCCACAAACTCCATCCTTGTCTCCCCGCTCtaccgcctcctccctgaAGCCAACGCCCCAGAGACCCTATCCgacatctcctccttctggTCCTGGCTtcacacctccctcccatccgtCATCGCCTCCGCCTACCCAAAGATCAAtaccaacctcaaccaaaTCGTCACCGTAGGAGAGTCAGCAGGCGGCTACCTCGCCGTTCAATCCGCTCTCTTATTCCAGGAAAaagccaagatcaaggccgTCATCGCGCAATACCCCGCCATCTGGCCCGACCTAGCCGCCTGGGGgtctcttcccctccctgaCCCAACCAACGAAGCTGTCATCAAAGCCGGAAAGGTCATTGATGAGTACCTCGGTAACCTGACGGGAACAGAAATAAGAACTGACGCCCCCTACCCTGACCGCTGGGAGTTGACAGAggcggcgttgttgagtGGGAGGAGCTTTGAGTTTTGGGGGGACGAGACTGCTATTGCGCAATCAGGGTTGGAGTATGCTTTGAACGTGTCGAGGCAGTGGGGGGACAAAGTGCCGGGGTTTTGGGTTCTTCAGGGGGAGAATGACGGGATGGTTGCACAGGCGGGGACGGAGGAGTTTCTTGCTCGGTTGAAAGGGGTTCACCCGGGGGTGGAGGTCAAGTACACGCTTAGACCGGGATTGCATGGTTTCGATGCGCTTTATGGGTTGGACAAGCCTTTTGttgcggagggggtgaggtgggtgaagGGTTTTTGGCTGAAGGGCAGGAGATGA
- a CDS encoding hypothetical protein (EggNog:ENOG503NUI0; COG:Q) produces the protein MGSITPSGGYKIQEVPLGSPRPFRLVCIDAGYSGLLLSIIVGQKMQGENLDYQVYEMNGDLGGKWLVNSYYATASSIHHYLKDTAVKYGHKVTSAVWDEEVGEWCLTVIDMAKGTEFEDRCNALVNATGFLQ, from the exons ATGGGCAGCATTACGCCGAGCGGTGGCTACAAAATCCAGGAGGTTCCATTGGGATCGCCTCGGCCTTTCCGTCTGGTATGCATCGATGCCGGTTATTCAGGGCTACTCTTATCCATCATTGTAGGTCAGAAGATGCAGGGGGAGAACCTTGACTATCAGGTTTACGAGATGAATGGCGATCTTGGTGGCAAGTGGCTGGTCAACAG CTACTACGCCACCGCCTCTAGTATCCATCACTATCTCAAAGACACAGCAGTCAAGTACGGGCACAAAGTGACCAGTGCAGTctgggatgaagaggttggagagtgGTGCCTTACGGTCATTGACATGGCCAAAGGAACCGAGTTTGAGGATCGATGCAATGCACTGGTAAACGCGACAGGCTTTCTTCAGTGA
- a CDS encoding hypothetical protein (EggNog:ENOG503P15K) — protein MTLGGDGPWAVSVMWIVTALTSVFVLLRIYTRFHVVESYGLDDHVYNFAFVLLLCYTIMTTIAAQYGFGQNMFDIQEVEDLVKAILFEAIGQTFAVVGMAVAKWSLGLFLLRLVTQTWHKIVIWITMGSLLAASISVCFVFWLQCSPPAYLYDRRIPGGYCYINTTPVSFTLCILCVIADFFFAIFPWVFLWKLQMNQREKIIIAASMSLGLIAGACGIKRTIEVPNLSSTNYTKDTVGLIVWSAAEIAITMICIGVPVVRPLYKGFIDKLTSRATRSTSGYKKQSGPRYGLKTFGGSTMPGASRWQAETTDGEESDDKAKKAEERTRQLKMGVNGPFTHTKAVGGRTMPANRSDEEILGQEYRENMADDVEDGSGRGSNIQVVETWTVDRSSPVGSRGRY, from the exons ATGACGCTCGGAGGCGATGGCCCATGGGCTGTCTCCGTCATGTGGATAGTTACAGCCCTTACCTCTGTCTTTGTTCTCCTCCGTATCTACACCAGGTTCCACGTGGTGGAAAGCTATGGGCTGGATGACCACGTCTACAACTTCGCGTTT GTTCTCCTGCTGTGCTACACAATCATGACAACCATCGCAGCCCAATATGGCTTCGGCCAAAACATGTTCGATATACAGGAAGTTGAAGACCTTGTCAAAGCTATTTTGTTCGAGGCAATCGGCCAAACATTTGCGGTGGTTGGCATGGCGGTGGCAAAGTGGTCGCTGGGTCTCTTCTTGTTGCGCCTTGTCACGCAAACATGGCACAAGATCGTCATATGGATTACGATGGGAAGCTTGCTGGCAGCGTCTATATCTGTCTGCTTTGTGTTCTGGCTGCAATGCTCGCCACCGGCTTACCTCTACGACAGGAGAATTCCTGGGGGTTACTGctacatcaacaccacgcCAGTGTCGTTTACCTTGTGCA TCCTCTGCGTCATTGcagacttcttcttcgccatcttccCATGGGTCTTCCTCTGGAAGCTCCAGATGAACCAGCGGGAGAAGATTATCATTGCCGCAAGTATGAGTCTTGGGTTGATCGCCGGTGCATGCGGTATTAAAAGGACCATTGAAGTCCCCAATCTGTCAAGTACAAACTACACCA AGGACACAGTTGGTCTCATTGTCTGGTCCGCTGCCGAAATCGCCATCACCATGATCTGCATCGGCGTCCCTGTCGTCCGACCCCTCTACAAAGGCTTCATCGACAAGCTCACGTCCCGCGCCACCCGCTCAACATCCGGTTACAAGAAACAAAGTGGTCCACGATACGGGCTCAAGACATTTGGGGGGAGCACCATGCCTGGAGCGAGTCGATGGCAGGCTGAGACAactgatggggaggagagtgatgaCAAAGCAAAGAAAGCCGAGGAACGGACAAGGCAGCTGAAGATGGGCGTGAACGGCCCCTTCACTCATAccaaggctgttggtgggaggACCATGCCGGCTAATaggagtgatgaggagattTTGGGGCAGGAGTATCGAGAGAACATGGCGGATGATGTGGAGGAtggaagtgggaggggtaGTAACATTCAGGTTGTCGAGACTTGGACTGTTGATCGGTCGTCACCGGTTGGGTCGCGGGGGAGGTATTGA
- a CDS encoding hypothetical protein (COG:S; EggNog:ENOG503PACG), translated as MSNPKLREPHPAREDGCFAVTPERKYYIRGNTFIKRSLRPKEFITNWKGKTYVPRLRKELLMNEAAAFRFIRQHTDIPVPDIYCGFEDDDAYYLISQNIDGVNMSYLKDETAEGRRSCGAGETPG; from the coding sequence ATGTCTAACCCGAAGCTACGAGAACCGCACCCAGCCAGAGAAGATGGCTGCTTCGCTGTGACACCCGAAAGAAAGTACTACATTCGCGGCAACACCTTCATCAAGAGGTCCCTCCGACCAAAAGAATTCATCACCAACTGGAAAGGCAAAACCTACGTTCCTCGACTGCGAAAAGAGCTCCTCATGAACGAAGCTGCCGCGTTCCGCTTCATCCGGCAGCACACCGACATCCCTGTCCCCGACATATACTGCGGCTTtgaagacgacgacgccTACTACCTGATATCTCAAAACATTGACGGGGTCAACATGTCATACTTGAAAGACGAGACCGCAGAAGGCCGCCGCTCGTGTGGAGCTGGAGAAACACCTGGCTAA